In Stanieria sp. NIES-3757, the DNA window AGCTGCTTTCCAGAAAGTATCATGTAAATCGGGATATTTTTCCAAATGTACAGGTTTGAAATAGTCCGTCCACAGAATTAGCAATTCTTCCTTAGTTTTTTGCGCTTGTTCTTCTTTAATCGCAATATAACGAGATAAAGTATTTTGGTAAGCGATATTAGCTGCTTTATCCCCAGAAGCTGGTACTTCTAAGTCGAGAATTTTTTTAGTCATTGAAAGTACCGCTTCCGCAGTGATGCGTGCAGCAGCAGGATCATAAACACCACAAGGTCCATCGCAGTGTGCATGAACTTCAGAGACAGGAAGCCAAGTTTTGATTTTTGCAATAGCTTGTTTCAACATACTTTTTATGATTTTTTCTTTTGGTGCAGTGGTTAAAAATAGTTAGCTTTTGAAGGGGATAACCATAAGTAGCACGCCATAGATTAATCGTAGCTTTATGCCTCTACCCCCCATTTTTTATAGCTTAGTTCGATTGGGGTATTGTTTGCAAGACAAATTGAATTTTTGCTCAAAAATCTCTTCTCTACTTTTACCCTTTCAACCTTTTCAATCTTTGATATGTCCAGTTTCAGATAACTGATAACTGATTTAAAGCCATGCTTAACCTAACTTCCAACCCAATCAACTTTCATAACCAGCACGATTTAACTATTCAACCTCCTGCTTCTGGCATTTCTTTAAAAGGTTCGCTTGCGATGCCAGGCGATAAGTCAGTT includes these proteins:
- a CDS encoding putative nickel-containing superoxide dismutase precursor, with product MLKQAIAKIKTWLPVSEVHAHCDGPCGVYDPAAARITAEAVLSMTKKILDLEVPASGDKAANIAYQNTLSRYIAIKEEQAQKTKEELLILWTDYFKPVHLEKYPDLHDTFWKAAKLCSACKVEVSLEHANELMDAVQKIHQMFWATKDRDVNWYKAS